The Triticum aestivum cultivar Chinese Spring chromosome 7B, IWGSC CS RefSeq v2.1, whole genome shotgun sequence genome window below encodes:
- the LOC123156412 gene encoding uncharacterized protein — translation MASVHIAPLSRPHLRSPSQPEPSRPPRFLSLPSTPAAGRGASPPSSPFAPLLGYPLPSPAQSTGRGAMEGPSASDGQVIPSTAGDPHLSSSAAPMDAAGGGSQHVATLRKLLFRRMLVGVNDGRYFLGLFHCVDKQGNIILQDAVEYRSARRSSPSAPKEERCLGLILIPASCRSSCHVDCFIEEQMALLSLCK, via the exons ATGGCGTCCGTCCATATCGCCCCACTCTCCCGTCCCCATCTCCGATCCCCATCACAACCGGAGCCGTCGAGGCCGCCGCGCTTCCTCTCCCTCCCCTCGACTCCGGCGGCCGGCCGGGGCGCGTCGCCACCTTCCTCGCCCTTCGCCCCGCTGCTCGG GTACCCGCTCCCCAGTCCAGCACAGAGCACAGGGAGGGGGGCAATGGAAGGACCATCTGCTTCTGACGGCCAAGTGATCCCGTCCACCGCAGGAGACCCTCACCTCAGCAGCTCGGCCGCGCCCATGGACGCCGCCGGCGGCGGCTCGCAGCACGTCGCGACGCTGCGGAAGCTGCTGTTTCGGAGGATGCTGGTCGGGGTGAACGACGGCCGCTACTTCCTGGGGCTGTTCCACTGCGTCGACAAGCAGGGGAACATAATCCTGCAGGACGCGGTGGAGTACCGCAGCGCGCGCCGCTCATCCCCGTCGGCGCCCAAGGAGGAGCGGTGCCTCGGGCTCATCCTCATCCCGGCGTCCTGCCGCTCGTCCTGCCATGTCGACTGCTTCATCGAAGAGCAGATGGCACTGCTGTCCCTGTGCAAGTGA
- the LOC123156411 gene encoding geranylgeranyl transferase type-2 subunit alpha 1: MHGQPRRPKQPEDDAAAAAKAAKLRELQVQVLHNHHTCTYTEEALGLSFKLLEINPEAYTAWNYRKLALQHNLKELSDPEAIKSSVDAELRVVELALRQNPKSYGAWYHRKWLLNQKLAPVDFKREYGLLDKLLKVDARNFHGWNYRRFLAKFMGVPEEKELQYTMDKISENFSNYSAWHNRSILLSKLLIQRSEGFESKQKIFSEEFELVIQALFTDPGDQSGWFYHLWLLAQTSTPDNPQLISSWPSNGAKLSLFPTRKNEDQNMVSSPSSICCYSLKEGIIPIVLYFNDPVKGLNPSNVKLNSDFVFDKDLQWRPLVITDSGYSNCWATYLEIRNKDCSTSQQFSVEVSIPCSDDIMSRSGSHCNCPVHFTFTVELGNNNDEAHDIDLFHDPISWSSSESFQSHGKPSCVAFDQLNITSALVQEESRWNLDRLSDEIDLFRDLPDENSKFAKLTLARLLLACAAIKSRGSSLIERKGYCEEALGFFSDLINLDPSHKRYYEDERSLVLMDQLTCDMETFMKYCSVQVKSESAPLNHVQLCRLSLTRIGFTERVLWIQMLDLSHNSLRSVEGLEALQQLVCLNISNNQISSFTSLEPLTKIVSLKALDLSFNKIGAHLIDTTRYMCSSPFSHKVERCEAFEECRKKNVNVEEFWDAILFFKSMDLVQLDFKGNAVADKDSFAAVVSTLSPSLKWLNGTCIH; encoded by the exons ATGCACGGCCAGCCTCGCCGGCCgaagcagccggaggacgacgcggcggcggcggcgaaggccgCCAAGCTCCGGGAACTTCAGGTCCAGGTCCTCCACAACCACCACACCTGCAC GTACACCGAGGAGGCGCTGGGGCTGAGCTTCAAGCTTCTCGAGATAAACCCGGAGGCCTACACGGCGTGGAACTACCGGAAGCTCGCGCTGCAGCACAACCTCAAGGAGCTTTCTGATCCAGAGGCCATCAAGTCTTCCGTCGATGCCGAGCTCAGAGTG GTGGAGCTTGCTCTGAGGCAGAACCCAAAGTCCTATGGAGCGTGGTATCATCGCAAGTGGTTGTTGAATCAAAAGCTTGCCCCTGTGGATTTCAAGCGTGAATACGGCCTCTTGGATAAACTATTAAAGGTGGATGCAAGGAATTTCCACGGATGGAATTACCGCAG GTTCCTTGCAAAATTTATGGGGGTGCCAGAAGAGAAAGAGCTTCAGTACACAATGGATAAGATCAGTGAGAATTTCAGTAATTACTCAGCATGGCATAATCGTAG TATACTTCTGTCCAAGCTGCTAATCCAACGAAGTGAAGGTTTTGAGTCAAAGCAGAAGATCTTCTCAGAGGAGTTTGAACTTGTGATTCAGGCACTTTTTACAGACCCTGGTGACCAAAGTGGATGGTTCTATCACCTCTGGCTTTTAGCTCAGACATCTACCCCTGATAACCCACAGCTGATTTCATCTTGGCCTTCTAATGGTGCAAAGCTCAGTTTATTTCCTACCAGGAAAAATGAGGACCAGAACATGGTGTCTTCCCCGAGCTCCATTTGTTGTTActctctgaaggaagggattataCCCATTGTGCTTTATTTCAATGATCCTGTCAAAGGATTAAATCCATCAAATGTGAAGTTAAATTCTGATTTTGTGTTTGATAAGGATCTTCAGTGGAGGCCCCTCGTGATAACCGACTCCGGTTATTCTAATTGTTGGGCCACATATCTTGAAATTAGAAACAAAGATTGTAGCACTTCACAGCAATTTTCTGTTGAAGTAAGCATACCCTGCTCAGATGATATCATGTCAAGAAGTGGCTCTCACTGCAATTGCCCTGTACATTTTACATTTACCGTTGAACTGGGAAACAATAATGATGAAGCACATGATATCGATTTGTTTCATGACCCAATCTCCTGGAGTAGCTCAGAATCATTCCAGTCTCATGGGAAACCCAGTTGTGTCGCTTTTGATCAGCTAAATATCACCAGTGCCTTGGTTCAAGAGGAGTCAAGATGGAATTTGGATAGACTATCTGATGAAATCGACCTTTTCAGAGATTTACCTGATGAGAATAG TAAATTTGCCAAATTGACACTAGCACGGCTATTGCTTGCTTGCGCTGCAATAAAGTCCCGCGGAAGTTCTTTGATTGAAAGGAAGGGATATTGCGAAGAGGCGCTAGGGTTCTTTAGTGACTTGATTAATTTGGATCCTTCTCATAAAAGATATTATGAAGATGAGCGGAGCTTAGTACTAATGGATCAG CTAACATGCGACATGGAGACTTTCATGAAGTACTGTTCAGTCCAAGTTAAATCAGAGTCAGCTCCATTGAACCATGTGCAACTTTGTAGATTGTCTCTAACACGCATTGGGTTTACTGAACGCGTGTTGTGGATTCAAATGCTGGACCTAAGCCATAACAGCCTCAGATCAGTTGAAG GTTTGGAGGCTCTGCAGCAGCTTGTGTGCCTGAACATCAGCAACAACCAGATCAGCAGTTTCACGTCACTCGAACCCCTGACGAAGATAGTTTCTTTGAAAGCGTTGGATTTGTCTTTCAACAAGATTGGAGCTCACTTGATCGACACGACACGTTACATGTGCTCATCTCCATTTTCGCACAAAGTCGAACGGTGTGAAGCCTTCGAGGAGTGCCGAAAGAAAAACGTCAATGTGGAGGAGTTCTGGGACGCCATACTCTTCTTCAAATCCATGGACCTGGTGCAGCTTGACTTCAAGGGAAATGCGGTCGCGGACAAGGATAGCTTTGCAGCTGTCGTGTCGACCCTCAGCCCTTCTCTGAAGTGGCTCAACGGCACATGTATCCATTAG
- the LOC123158306 gene encoding receptor-like protein EIX2 has product MAAPDDESALKWAKEDYVWEQVRRQRRAYAELQARRRGREEGGVVVLDSDEEDEAGPSSAPPRLGDPGQGCSRDGAARTKLLLLLAVAASTIPFTSNGLVHVPRQPASHANGTGTGTMCLPHEREALLAFKRGITKDPLGQLASWQRHGLKDCCRWRGVQCDDRTGHVLELHLRNLHENNTLLIDDQLTALVGEISPSLLALQHLEHLDLSVQALQGPTGCVPEFLGSFKNLRYLNLSCVPFFSDLPPHLGNLSKLQFLDLSQANMVYVSSGGPPMHSKDISWLTRMPLLRYLNMQMVNLSMVADWPRVANMIPSLRVLCLSQCSLESAKHSLLHSNLTNLVELDLSGNDFDQPLASCWFWNITSIRYLNLRSTNMYGQFPNSLGDLKSLQALAFSTDRLGSMTASMRNLCNLEVLDLSNSLLDENIRDTFQRLPQCSPNKLKELHLENNNITGVLPNFIEEFINIVILDLSNNHITGHVPPEIGRFRNLTSLDLSSNRLGGVITQEHFANLSSLEHIDLSYNSLKIVAEPEWRAPFSLVTAGFAYCQMNLFPAWLEGQVGLSFLDLTSASIKDKLPKWFSTTFANVIKLYLSANEIYGRLPTNMDVMTSLSYLYLDSNQLSGGIPQLPMSLSILDISMNSLSGPFPENFAALDIWFLRLSSNSLTGQIPESLCQMHYLQILVLSNNLFEGEFPRCFETSSLMMLLLSNNRLSGMFPAFLRKNTNLEVLDLSQNEFSGRVPMWIGELVSLEILQLSYNTFSHSIPSTITNLSSLIQLNLAGNSISGVIPWNLSSLTGMPSEGSPSSLTDPRYDIYMHVFTKSQELNYQDDAILRVVIMDLSSNFLTGGIPEDISSLDAIVGLNLSQNHLIGKISNKIGVMKSLQSLDLSRNKLSGEIPPSLLNLTYLSSLDLSYNNLAGQIPSGGQLDTLYLQHPSMYDGNNGLCGPPLPKNCSGNNAARHDVQTTHSTYSDPMSFYFGLGIGFVIGLWVVFCAMLFKRAWRIAYFRLFDKVYDKVYVFVVVNWKRICP; this is encoded by the coding sequence CCAGAACCAAGCTCTTGCTCCTCCTTGCAGTAGCAGCCTCCACCATTCCCTTCACCTCCAATGGCTTGGTGCATGTGCCACGCCAGCCAGCCAGCCATGCCAACGGCACCGGCACCGGCACGATGTGTCTGCCACATGAAAGGGAGGCCTTGCTAGCGTTCAAGCGAGGCATCACCAAAGACCCGTTGGGCCAACTCGCCTCGTGGCAGCGACATGGGCTGAAGGACTGCTGCCGCTGGAGGGGAGTCCAGTGCGATGACCGCACCGGGCATGTCCTCGAGCTTCATCTTCGCAACTTGCACGAAAATAACACGCTTCTCATCGATGATCAACTAACAGCTTTGGTCGGTGAGATAAGTCCTTCTTTGCTCGCCTTGCAGCATTTGGAACACCTTGATCTCAGCGTGCAAGCACTCCAGGGGCCCACTGGTTGTGTCCCGGAGTTCTTGGGCTCTTTCAAGAACCTAAGATATCTTAACCTCTCTTGCGTACCATTTTTCAGTGATTTGCCGCCTCATCTTGGTAACCTCTCAAAGTTGCAATTCCTTGACCTCTCCCAAGCTAACATGGTTTATGTCTCATCGGGTGGACCACCAATGCACTCCAAAGATATCTCATGGTTAACCCGCATGCCTTTGTTAAGGTACCTCAACATGCAAATGGTAAACCTTAGCATGGTGGCCGATTGGCCTCGTGTTGCCAACATGATTCCTTCTTTGAGAGTCCTTTGTCTATCCCAATGCTCACTTGAAAGCGCAAAACACTCGCTCTTGCACTCCAACCTCACCAATCTTGTAGAGCTTGATCTCTCTGGCAACGACTTTGACCAACCACTTGCATCTTGCTGGTTTTGGAATATAACAAGCATTAGATACCTCAACCTTCGGTCTACCAATATGTATGGCCAGTTTCCAAATTCTCTAGGAGATTTGAAATCCCTTCAAGCCCTTGCCTTTTCAACTGATAGGTTGGGCTCCATGACAGCAAGCATGAGAAATTTGTGCAATCTTGAAGTCCTAGATCTCAGCAATAGCCTGTTGGATGAAAACATTAGAGACACATTCCAAAGGTTACCTCAGTGTTCGCCTAACAAGTTGAAAGAATTACATCTGGAGAACAATAATATCACTGGAGTCCTACCAAACTTCATAGAGGAATTCATCAACATTGTCATCCTCGACCTCTCCAACAACCATATAACTGGGCATGTGCCTCCTGAGATTGGAAGGTTCAGAAATTTAACTAGCTTGGACCTAAGCAGTAACAGACTGGGAGGTGTGATTACACAAGAACACTTTGCAAATCTGAGCAGTTTAGAACACATAGACTTATCCTATAATTCCTTGAAGATTGTGGCGGAGCCCGAATGGCGGGCACCATTTAGTCTCGTTACAGCTGGTTTTGCATATTGTCAAATGAATTTGTTTCCTGCTTGGCTAGAAGGGCAGGTGggtctctcttttttggatcttaCGAGTGCAAGTATAAAGGACAAACTTCCAAAATGGTTTTCTACTACATTTGCAAATGTTATCAAATTGTACCTTTCGGCCAATGAAATCTATGGTAGATTGCCAACAAACATGGATGTTATGACATCATTGAGCTACCTATATTTGGATTCAAACCAGCTAAGTGGTGGAATACCCCAATTGCCAATGTCGCTGAGCATATTGGACATCTCCATGAACTCTTTATCGGGACCTTTCCCGGAAAATTTTGCAGCTTTAGATATATGGTTTCTAAGACTATCTTCCAATAGTCTCACCGGTCAAATTCCAGAGTCTTTGTGCCAAATGCATTACCTGCAGATCTTAGTGCTAAGCAACAACCTTTTTGAAGGGGAATTTCCTCGATGTTTCGAGACAAGCAGCCTGATGATGTTACTTTTAAGTAACAATAGGCTATCTGGAATGTTCCCAGCATTTTTGCGGAAAAACACAAATCTCGAAGTCCTTGACTTGTCACAAAATGAGTTCTCTGGAAGAGTGCCTATGTGGATTGGAGAATTAGTGAGCCTAGAGATACTACAACTGAGCTATAACACGTTCTCTCATAGTATTCCTTCAACCATTACAAATCTTAGTAGCCTTATTCAACTGAATCTAGCAGGCAACAGCATATCAGGTGTCATACCGTGGAACTTATCAAGTTTAACTGGTATGCCAAGTGAGGGTAGTCCGAGTTCTTTAACCGACCCTAGATATGATATTTATATGCATGTGTTCACAAAGAGTCAAGAACTTAATTATCAAGATGATgcaatacttagagtggtgatcATGGACTTGTCATCAAATTTTTTAACTGGTGGGATTCCAGAAGATATATCATCTCTTGATGCAATTGTAGGTTTGAATTTGTCACAGAATCACCTGATTGGGAAAATTTCAAACAAGATTGGGGTCATGAAGTCGTTACAATCACTGGACCTCTCAAGGAACAAGCTTTCTGGAGAAATACCACCAAGCTTGTTAAATCTGACATATTTAAGCAGCTTGGACTTGTCTTACAACAATCTTGCGGGGCAAATACCATCAGGAGGCCAACTTGACACCCTCTATCTACAACATCCATCTATGTACGATGGCAACAATGGTCTTTGCGGACCTCCACTCCCTAAGAATTGCTCAGGAAACAATGCAGCAAGGCATGATGTTCAAACGACACATAGTACATATTCCGATCCAATGTCCTTCTACTTTGGGCTCGGAATAGGATTTGTCATCGGTCTTTGGGTGGTGTTCTGTGCCATGTTATTCAAGAGAGCATGGAGGATTGCCTATTTCCGGCTCTTCGACAAGGTATACGATAAAGTATATGTGTTTGTCGTTGTTAATTGGAAGAGGATTTGCCCGTAA